The Dermacentor silvarum isolate Dsil-2018 chromosome 3, BIME_Dsil_1.4, whole genome shotgun sequence region agcaccaacgaggcaacgtgcagaggtgctgccgacgccatccgcgcttctccgtttccccgccttagcgccgaacgctcgcggtgtccgtgactgcagcaggcgcctctggcggctgcTCGGCCGAGCTCctaccagctgcgcgctactgcgcatgcgccgtgacgtcatcccagcgtgtcgtctgctgcgcgccgcccgtgcACGGTGCATAGTTTTCGCCctacttcccctacgtgtgctcggactgcaagtgcttcgcgaggtgtTCCCCGCTGctacggaccacgaggaaatgcttatacacttcgtataacttagcatcgcttcgtatagccaggaccagctaggaaccgatcagctcctcTGTGTCTTTAGCcgtgcgccactagtgcaagcaaCCCCGATTTTTTTTACTACCTGAATTTCTTTAAGGTGCATCTAAATGTAGCTGCACGGGGGTGTTTGCATTACGACttcctcgaaatgcggccgccatggctggaaGCTGAACCTGTGACCTCTTGCTACGCAGCAgagcgccatagccactgagccacctgCCATAAAAATcatatttgagaaaaaaaaacatgttctaGGCAAAACACATGTGCTCATTTATTGGCATTCTGTTGACAATGTCCACGAACGCAGACGCCGATCAAGCTCCTAACctgcaaaaagaaaagagaaacaaTCAAACATATAATTTTTGTTCATCCCTCAAAGAGCTCCCCAAATGGGAACTGACCAAGACGGGACGTATAAATGCGTTGTATAGCAAATAAAAcatcttcacccccccccccccctgatacATCCTGCTTTTCTTTGAATCTAAGGACAACGATCATTTATTGGAAGTTCTTGTGTGAGCAAAGTGCAACAgtgttttctttatatatatatatatatatatatatatatatatatatattgtagtgaagaagatgcagctacagcgcgcgacgttgcctccttcctgcttcgtcgattcatcctacgtcatgggccaccccaggagttGCTCAGTGACAGCGGAcgggtcttcctctccgaagtagtcgaagctgttctcaaagagtgccacgttgttcatcgcacaacaacggcgtaccatcctcaaaccaatggactcacggaacgattcaaccaTACGCTCGGttacatgctctcaatgtacgtctcctccgaccacacgaactgggacgccattctgcccttcgtcacctacgcgtacaataccgctaagcagagcactactggtttttcgccatatttcttattgtacggccggcacccatcgcacaccatcgacacaatgctaccataccggtccgacgcatctgaatgtgcgcccatttctgatacggtgagacatgccgaagagtgccgcgacctagccTGGACCTTTACCTCCACTGACCAAGAGCGCCAggagaacactcgcggtgacaccacctctgcgcccacctttcttcctggagcgcttgtgtggctatCAGTTCCTTCCGCttcacctggtctgtcttccaagttcatgcccaagtatgaaggtccctaccgcatcgtcgagcgtgcatcacccgtcaactatgtgattgagcccgttgaaccatcttgggacatgcgccgtcgcggacgcgacattgtcaacatcaAGCGCCTCAAACCGTACTATGATCCACTATAACAGTGACGAACTGTTAgctcgccggacggctccctttttcgtccctggtgtaattgtagtgaagaagagggacgatgcagtggggcatccttaccagcgctgtctagtgggtcagtctctccagcgcatcgctcggactacgccgctcgcgctcgcggttccttgaactgatccaacggttggccctaacgcctgtgtgcaataaacgcctttacaatacacacacatatatatatatatatatatatatatatatatatatataaagtgcaGAATTTGTCAATGCTCGTGCTGGCGCTTGTGTTGCGATGTCCTTTTCTTCAACCTGGTCTCGGTAGCTTTGCTGCTTGTCCATTATGAACATCCACCAATTCGCCCTAGTTTCCCTACTATTGCTATTACTAAAACAACGTTACGCTTATTTTATTAAAACACTTTGCGTATTACTACTATAGAGGCAACGGCAGAGTTCCCACATAATCCACCTTACTGCGAATGTCGACgtttatgcgattagcatttgAAGCGGTGTAGCGGGACACCATATTGCCACTGCAGAGACGCTTCAAGTATGAGGCGTGTATTCAGCCGGACTCCTCTATCGCGTTGACGCTGCGCCATCCAGAACCGTCGCTACAAAGTCCGCGCCATGCACGTGTTTAAatactagagagttttagataCGGGGACGCAAGCACCTTGCGTAACCATGAAACAAAGGCTGCTGCACTGCACACACGCAGAACCCAATGCGTGCTGAGTTCTTGGGGGCCGGCTCGAAAGAAACATCGCTGCCTCAAAGAGGCCTCGTTACTACAGCTGCGGTACATTTGTGAGCGAGGATTTCAGGGTGGCCAACTGGGACGAGGGTAGACGAGAGTAGCCAAGACATGCTTTCAGTAAACAATAGGTGTTGAACACGCCAACGCCATCACCGTCGTATTCTTCTATCTCTCGGCAGGATTCCTCTTACGGAAAGTGAAGGCGACGAACTACCGATCCCTATGAATTTGTTCAAAGTGCACTTCCGCAGCGAACATGTTGCACCGGACGCCAAAATTTATATCAGTGTGGATTGCTTCCACTCGGCATTAGTCGCTAGCTATGCATGAGCACATTGTTTTCTTCCTGTCAACTGAGGCCCCTGACCATGTAAACGAACTACCTTTCCGCAAAAAGTACTTcttttatttgtcattttatGGTTAGATATATGGTTTAGGAATTACAAACGCGACATGCATAACTTTGTAGCTATGTGAGACTACATGTTGACTGAGCTGAAAGCGAATGTGGCTTGGGTTTGAGGTAGCAAAACAATAAGGGTTTGTCTTCTCTACGGAACCGCAGACCAACACAAGCTCCAGAGGGCCCCAACGCTTAAGTACCCTTATCTAAAACGCTCTAGtgttttaatatatatatatatatatatatatatatatatatatatatgacgttcGTTCCCTCCCACCTCCAGCAGAGGAAGTTTAAATGATGTTTGTCGTTTAAGAGCCACACATACCTattggcacataaccagtggccgAATGGTCaccaaagaggttcattgaagagcgtcaCATACACAATGACACAAGTTGGTCCTACGTCAGGCTTCGAACTGGGCTCCCTCAGCATAACCGCCAAATTCTCTACTGATCAGACCATAGactacccagtgacacaagaAGGCGGGGAAGTGGTTGGAGACATCGACATAGAAACAGGCAGACAGGTAGAAAGATAGATATTCtaataatgctaatcgcaataaagtAGTGAAGTTCGTTTCAAAAACGCCCGAAATTAGTCCAATGCAATGCCCCGTGGGACTGATTGCATGAGAAATGTTCCACATGAGTTGCTTCGATTTTCTTCTTATAACAAGCATTTAAATGAATCTCGAAGCCCTTTATTTGTCAATATTGTGCAAGTATGCGATGTGTACCTGTGCCAGTCTGCTGTAACATTTATGAAATATCATTGTTGCCTTAATACAAACAGTAGATTGCAAGCTAATAACATAGTCATGATGCTGGAGAAAAACGCGAAATGCTACACACATTCAGCCTTAGGGCCTGAAAGCGAATCATGGCCTTACTCCTGGGTCTGCAGAGCGAACCTGATCCAGCGGCATTCGCCAGTACGTAGTCGAACCATCGCAACTTACCCTTCTGTGCAAGTGGCACGGAGTTccgtctttttccatttcgtagCGCTCATTGTCTTTTTGGTTGTCGCACGTGAACCTACAATTTAAAACCGGGGGAACCTGCAAAAAGGAGAGAACCCGAAATTCGGTGCAAGAATAGTTACGGCATAATTAATGCACCTTCAAGCGTCACCAGTGGTGCCGTATAACGACCGCAGCGATAGCTACGTGCCGCCTATCAAGGCAAAACAATGcattcgtgcgtgcgtgcgtgcgtgcgtgcgtgtgtgtccgtgcgtgcgtgcgtgcgtgtgtgtgtgtgtgcgtgcgtgcgtgtgtgtgtgtgtgcgtgtgtgtgtgtgtgtgtgtccgtgcgtgcgtgtgtgtgtgtgtgtgtgtgtgtgcgtgtgtgtgtgtgtgtgtgtccgtgcgtgcgtgcgtgtgtgtgtgtgtgtgcgtgtgtgtgtgcgtgtgtatgtgtgtgtgtgtgtgtgtgtgtgtccgtgcgtgcgtgcgtgcgtgtgtgtgtgtgtgtgtgtgtgtgtgtgcgtgcgtgcgtgcgtgcgtgtgtgtgtgtgcgtgtgtgtgtgtgtgtgtccgtgcgtgcgtgcgtgcgtgtgtgtgtgtgtgtgtgtgtgcgtgcgtgtgtgtgtgcgtgtgtgtgtgtgtgtgtgtccgtgcgtgcgtgcgtgcgtgtgtgtgtgtgtgtccgtgcgtgcgtgcgtgcgtgcgtgtgtgtgtgtgtgcgtgcgtgtgtgtgtgcgtgcgtccgtgcgtgtgtgtgtgtgtgtgtgtgtgtgtgtgtgtgtgcgtgcgtgtgtgtgtgtgtgtgtgtgtgtgtgtgcgtgcgtgcgtgcgcgtgtgtgtgtgtgtttgtgtgtgtgtgcgtgcgtccgtgcgtgcgtgcgggcgcgtgtgtgtgtgtgtgtgtgtgtgtgtgtgtgtgtgtgtgtgtgtgtgtgtgtgtgtgtgtgtgtgtgattctgGTATTAAACGCAGAGCGCAGTCGTAACTCCGGCGGTCCGGAGCTGCTCTAGACCGCCGCCAGTTACAaattcgctcctcgaagaggcagtacgtgtgttgagtgagctcctgaacaacgcgttgcaatgtggtgaacgcggtttaaaccCTGGATGCGGCACCTCAAGGAGTTGCAACGTATTGTTAACGCATTTCGCTCGCATTTACCGGTATGTCGCCACTGCATGTTTTTTGTACAAATAACTCTTGCATGTGGCGTCAACAACAATAATATCTGCTTAGCCAGACGCGCTCTCTCCTGTGTGCAGATCTGGCTTGAATTTTTCTGACAGCGTTGGGCTTTGTCTCCTGTAGTGTACGTGCTACAACTGATTGAACATACATTACTAACTGCTAGTTAACGTCTACACAGTCCTACCAAAGTGACTGAACGTTTTCTGCAGCCGCTGTTAAGAGATTTGAATCAGGTCTACAAGTATAGCATACGTGAAACAGCCCAGAAACGATACCTACTACCTTAGTAAACTATTCCCCAAATGCCGAGAAAGCTGCAAATTTTGTCTCATTGTTGGAAGGACAACAGGAATGTATAGATATACAAAGTGTTGAACTCTACTTATAACATTCGAAATTATTTTCCTGAAGTATAACTCCCAGCACGCCATAGTCACACTGGCTGACGAAGTAACTCTCTGAGTAATGCCTCATTTTTCGCAAAGCCTGTCAATGTTAACTCAACTCATATGTGGCAGTATTGGTCTCGCAGCCTGCTCCTGAGAGGAGTAACAATTTTTATGTTGATCCTGCTCTTTTGCAAATCGCTTCATCTGCCGCTCAAGCTGCGGGGCCTAGGAGTGCCACGCAAGAAAGTTGGTGCGTATTTGTGCAGTTTTTGTGAAAACTTCGAAAACAGGCGGAACGATAATTGTTAGCATGGCTCTAATATACCGTACAGGGTGTTGCTGTTTAGACTACTAATTTTGGTAAAAAGCCATGAGCGTAGAGAACGTGGCGTTTTTCCAGATAGGTTCTTCGGTGACGCGGAGGTACTTTGTCGCTAAAGCAACAACACCGGAAGACTGATTAACAGAAATATTATTGAGCTTCTTTTTATTAGAGCCTTGGACATAGTTGTTTTAATGGAAAATTTCGAGGCACTCGCATTTTAATACAATCATATTTTCGCACGTAATTCGACATTCTTTGAGAATTCTCGCGCTTAACCCATGTAATATAGAAACTGAGCGCGCACCAGAgctacgtcatcatcatcattatcatcatttatTGACCCTAAAGGCTCCtgttggggtattacataaggggggagCATACATAAGTAAATGGAACGCAGAAACAGTCAGTTCGAATTAACTAATAAAATAAACACAAAATTCGCTGGATACAGCGGGTAGAATACCATGACCTTCAAACACAAAAAATGCAGTTACAACAAACTCAATGTGTGTATCTAAATACGTTAAACATCACGACTCAAAGCGTTAGCCTAAGTCGAAACTTGTAAGGGTTATGTTCGATTACTACGTGGTCAGGTAAACCATTCCACTCCTCAAGAGCTATCGGCAAGAAGGAGTTATTGAATGATTTATTTGAGCCGTGAAGACGTTGAAGTGTGAGGGAAACTACGGCGTGAAGTGCCATTTGGTTGCGAAAGAACCGAGTCGCCTAAATATGGGAAATTATAATACAGCTTTCAAAATAGACAGACATAGGCCGGAAATTTTTCGGCGATATTCCAATGGAAAGTTGTCGAGGAATGATTTTATATTTCTAACAGTTAGCCGATAGTCCTACAGGGAAGTAATTAATCGGACTGCGCGGTTCTGGACGGCTTCAAGTAGGTCAACATGGAACGCCTGGTGGAGGTTCCACATTGCCGATGCGAATTTCAGTTTAGTATTGGACAAATGCATCGTAGGTCCGTTCACGGATCACAGGGG contains the following coding sequences:
- the LOC119446092 gene encoding uncharacterized protein LOC119446092 isoform X4; its protein translation is MEINATFICGLLTALLSVIACSPENKRRDDTSVQRHLPTHQVPPVLNCRFTCDNQKDNERYEMEKDGTPCHLHRRVRSLIGVCVRGHCQQNANK